One Streptomyces sp. RPA4-2 genomic window carries:
- a CDS encoding DUF2871 domain-containing protein → MRKSYYAAHVYMILGVISGLYYREFTKAKDFDGETQLALMHTHLLSLGMMGFLIVLALDKQFRLSGTKLFTYFFWFYNAGIAITVAMMFVHGTETVLGDHVPEAVPLTAGLGHTLLTVGLILLFVLIGKRLNEPAETGPAEPEQQAETAGTPV, encoded by the coding sequence ATGCGGAAGTCGTATTACGCGGCACACGTCTACATGATCCTGGGAGTGATCTCCGGTCTGTATTACCGGGAGTTCACCAAGGCCAAAGATTTCGACGGTGAAACCCAGCTGGCGCTCATGCACACCCACCTGCTCTCGCTGGGCATGATGGGCTTCCTCATCGTCCTCGCCCTGGACAAGCAGTTCAGGCTGTCCGGGACGAAACTGTTCACGTACTTCTTCTGGTTCTACAACGCGGGCATCGCGATCACCGTCGCCATGATGTTCGTGCACGGCACCGAGACCGTGCTCGGCGACCACGTGCCCGAGGCCGTGCCGCTCACCGCGGGCCTGGGGCACACCCTGCTCACGGTCGGGCTCATCCTGCTGTTCGTGCTGATCGGCAAGCGCCTCAACGAGCCCGCCGAAACCGGACCCGCCGAGCCGGAGCAGCAGGCCGAGACGGCCGGCACCCCGGTCTGA
- a CDS encoding TetR/AcrR family transcriptional regulator: MTLRERRLREQAQRHRLILTTAREMAEAEGWDYVTTRRLADRIEYSQPVLYQHFKNKDAIVHAVALEGFAELAAALRAARLGEAEPRAALDAVARAYVDFAERGPVLYQAMLTLDPGDGDAPAGTPEGTSGGACGDTPAPLADVLAEIGLAVAPVAAGRDGELLAEVLWSAWHGLAALTGGRRLRPGLTGRRLAALTEVLLGPAAQPA, from the coding sequence ATGACGCTCCGAGAACGACGCCTGCGCGAGCAGGCCCAGCGCCACCGCCTGATCCTCACCACGGCCCGCGAGATGGCCGAGGCCGAAGGCTGGGACTACGTCACCACGCGGCGTCTCGCGGACCGTATCGAATACAGCCAGCCCGTGCTGTACCAGCACTTCAAGAACAAGGACGCCATCGTCCACGCGGTCGCCCTGGAAGGTTTCGCCGAACTCGCCGCCGCGCTGCGCGCCGCCCGCCTGGGCGAGGCGGAGCCGCGCGCCGCGCTGGACGCGGTGGCCCGCGCCTATGTCGACTTCGCCGAGCGGGGGCCGGTCCTCTACCAGGCCATGCTCACCCTCGACCCGGGAGACGGCGACGCCCCCGCAGGCACCCCCGAAGGCACTTCGGGAGGCGCTTGCGGGGACACGCCGGCGCCGCTCGCGGACGTCCTCGCCGAGATCGGCCTCGCCGTGGCGCCCGTCGCGGCCGGCCGCGACGGCGAACTGCTGGCCGAGGTCCTGTGGAGCGCCTGGCACGGCCTGGCCGCCCTCACCGGGGGCCGCCGTCTGCGCCCCGGCCTCACCGGCCGGCGGCTGGCCGCGCTGACCGAGGTCCTGCTCGGCCCCGCGGCCCAGCCCGCCTGA